A window from Neobacillus sp. PS3-40 encodes these proteins:
- a CDS encoding DUF3993 domain-containing protein: MKRLFSAFFVMILLFSFLTTASASTPEPSRTQVHVLLNNASATQGKLCCWNPYSKTAVSKALNKYFTNGFIDTFFSERMEFYGIGKSGLLYNTILPTDNMFMFLTDFSWSSDTKVSYLRAGKYKYIRISEFVYNEMDGNNTYTVTLIKAIDSAQPYKILSIDRAYEE; encoded by the coding sequence ATGAAAAGGCTATTTAGTGCTTTTTTCGTAATGATCCTATTATTCTCTTTTTTAACGACAGCAAGTGCATCGACTCCAGAGCCAAGTCGAACCCAAGTACATGTCCTACTAAATAACGCAAGTGCAACTCAAGGTAAACTCTGTTGTTGGAATCCTTATTCTAAAACAGCTGTTTCCAAGGCATTAAACAAGTATTTTACCAATGGATTCATTGATACATTTTTTTCTGAAAGAATGGAGTTTTATGGCATAGGGAAAAGTGGGCTCTTGTATAATACGATTCTACCAACTGATAATATGTTTATGTTCCTTACAGATTTTAGTTGGAGTAGCGATACAAAAGTAAGCTATTTGAGGGCTGGTAAATATAAATACATTAGGATTTCTGAATTTGTTTATAATGAAATGGATGGGAACAACACGTATACCGTTACACTAATAAAAGCTATTGATTCGGCCCAACCGTATAAGATTCTTTCCATTGATAGAGCATACGAGGAATAA